The proteins below are encoded in one region of Engystomops pustulosus chromosome 8, aEngPut4.maternal, whole genome shotgun sequence:
- the LOC140075667 gene encoding taste receptor type 2 member 8-like translates to METINDPKVLASVVVLAMELTVGLFLNVFIVSIIFYDFYTQKQIIDSNKILCGLCISNVMYNLLISAGLLDEFVGLRSSSTVDLSPMYNILLLYSICSCAWFTAGLGAFYFIKISPSRFLSWIKLHLSSIVSWMILVLEVVSFINSSLSSLLISAEKWRNITDTPPTLMGLLADKRLGIIEAGLVITFLPVTIVLSSTMCTIWTLKTHGHKMERRMETVDTKHQMSYMRVVSRMTQSLFYYGLLYTLMVIFYFSITTKLETGFWTIIVQKCFKFPALLASYTTLQSFVLQSNIQDHWGGR, encoded by the exons ATGGAAACTATAAATGATCCCAAAGTCTTGGCGTCTGTCGTCGTCTTGGCCATGGAGTTGACAGTGGGACtatttttgaatgtttttattGTATCTATCATCTTCTATGACTTCTACACACAGAAACAAATAATAGACAGTAATAAAATCTTGTGTGGCCTCTGCATCTCTAATGTGATGTACAACTTGCTGATCTCTGCCGGCTTATTGGATGAGTTTGTTGGTCTTCGAAGTTCTTCTACAGTTGACTTGTCTCCTATGTATAACATATTACTGCTCTACAGCATCTGCTCCTGCGCTTGGTTCACTGCCGGCCTCGGAGCCttctattttataaaaatatcaCCGTCCAGGTTCCTTTCTTGGATAAAGCTCCACCTCAGCTCCATTGTATCTTGGATGATATTAGTGCTGGAAGTTGTGTCTTTCATCAATAGCTCATTAAGTAGTTTACTAATTTCTGCAGAGAAATGGAGAAACATCACAGATACTCCTCCAACACTCATGGGGCTGCTGGCAGATAAGAGATTGGGAATTATCGAGGCCGGCCTAGTTATTACTTTCTTACCCGTTACTATAGTACTCAGCTCCACCATGTGCACGATATGGACACTGAAGACACATGGTCATAAGATGGAGAGACGTATGGAAACAGTGGACACTAAACATCAGATGTCATATATGAGGGTGGTCAGCAGAATGACGCAGTCCCTCTTCTACTATGGACTCCTTTACACTTTAATGGtgattttctatttttctattacCACAAAATTGGAAACAGGATTCTGG ACTATTATTGTGCAGAAGTGCTTCAAATTTCCAGCTTTACTTGCATCTTATACAACTCTTCAGTCATTCGTACTTCAAAGTAACATCCAAGACCATTGGGGAGGAAGATAG